Proteins encoded in a region of the Perca fluviatilis chromosome 8, GENO_Pfluv_1.0, whole genome shotgun sequence genome:
- the cnot1 gene encoding CCR4-NOT transcription complex subunit 1 isoform X10: MNLDSLSLALSQISYLVDNLTKKNYRASQQEIQHIVNRHGPEADRHLLRCLFSHVDFSGDGKSSGKDFHQFLIQECVSLISKPNFIATLCYAVDNPLHYQKSLKPSAHLFTQLSKVLKLSKVQEVIFGLALLNSSNADLRGFAAQFIKQKLPDLLRSYVDADLGGNQEGGFQDIAIEVLQLLLSHLLFGQKGASGVGQEQIDAFLKTLCRDFPQERCPVVLAPLLYPEKRDILMDRILPDSGELAKTMMESSLAEFMQEVGYGFCASLDECRNIILQYGVREVTASQVARVLGMMARTHSGLTDGIPLQSISAPGSGIWSDSKDKNDGSQAHTWNVEVLIDVVKEVNPNLNFKEVTYELDHPGFLIRDSKGLHIVVYGIQRGLGMEVFPVDLIYRPWKHAEGQLSFIQHSLMSPEVFSFADYPCHTVAIDILKAPPEDDNREIATWKSLDLVESLLRLSEVGQYEQVKQLFSFPIKHCPDMLVLALLQISTSWHTLRHELISTLMPIFLGNHPNSAIILHYAWHGQGQSPSIRQLIMHSMAEWYMRGEQYDQAKLSRILDVAQDLKSLSMLLNGTPFAFVIDLAALASRREYLKLDKWLTDKIREHGEPFIQACVTFLKRRCPSIMGGLAPDKDQPKSAQLPPETLATMLACLQSCAGSVSQELSETILTMVANCSNVMNKARQPPPGVMPKGRAPSTSSLDAISPVQMDSLSGMGSLNLGGTATSHTQSMQGFPTSLSSAFSNPQSPAKAFPPLSNPNPSTPFGGIGSLSSQLPGMDSGPLGTGIGSGIGSSLGMPTVNTDPFGTRKMSTPGLNPPTFQQTDLSQVWPEANQHFSKEIDDEANSYFQRIYNHPPHPTMSVDEVLEMLQRFKDSTIKREREVFNCMLRNLFEEYRFFPQYPDKELHITACLFGGIIEKGLVTYMALGLALRYVLEALRKPYGSKMYYFGIAALDRFKNRLKDYPQYCQHLASIAHFLQFPHHLQEYIEYGQQSRDPPVKMQGSITTPGSLALAQVQAQAQSQQPGVPKAPQPGQPSTLVTTATTTTTVAKTPTITRPTPSTFKKDVPPSINTTNIDTLLVATDQTERIVEPPENVQEKIAFIFNNLSQSNMTQKVEELKETVKEEFMPWVSQYLVMKRVSIEPNFHGLYSNFLDTLKNPEFVKMVLNETYRNIKVLLTSDKAAANFSDRSLLKNLGHWLGMITLAKNKPILYTDLEVKSLLLEAYVKGQQELLYVVPFVAKVLESSLRSMVFRPQNPWTMAIMNVLAELHQEHDLKLNLKFEIEVLCKNLSLDINDLKPGNLLKDKDKLKSLEEQLSAPKKEAKPPEEMLPVSTTGDFVPFAAPPSTPATTTTTCTTTGPPTPQFSYHDINVYALAGLAPHINITVNIPLLQAHPQLKQCVRQSVERAVQELVHPVVDRSIKIAMTTCEQIIRKDFALDSEESRMRVAAHHMMRNLTAGMAMITCREPLLMSIATNLKNSFAAALRAPTPQQREMMEEAAARIAQDNCELACCFIQKTAVEKAGPEMDKRLATEFELRKHARQEGRRYCDPVVLTYQAERMPEQIRLKVGGVDPKQLAVYEEFARNVPGFLPSNDLSQPTGFLAQPMKQQAWATDDVAQIYDKCMADLEQHLHAIPPALAMNPLTQALRSLLEAVALARNSRDGIAALGLLQKAVEGLLDATSGADADLLLRYRECHLLVLKALQDGRAYGPQWCNKQITRCLIECRDEYKYNVEAVELLIRNHLVNMQQYDLHLAQSMENGLHYMAVAFAMQLVKLLLVDERSVSHVTEADLFHTIETLMRTCAHSRANAPEGLPQLMDVVRSNYEAMIDRAHGGPNFMMHSGISQASEYDDPPGLREKAEYLLREWVNLYHSAAAGRDSTKAFSAFVGQMHQQGILKTDDLITRFFRLCTEMCVEISYRAQAEQQHNPAASAAIIRAKCYHNLDAFVRLIALLVKHSGEATNTVTKINLLNKVLGIVVGVLIQDHDVRQTEFQQLPYHRIFIMLLLELNAPEHVLETINFQTLTAFCNTFHILRPTKAPGFVYAWLELISHRIFIARMLAHTPQQKGWPMYAQLLIDLFKYLAPFLRNVELNKPMQILYKGTLRVLLVLLHDFPEFLCDYHYGFCDVIPPNCIQLRNLILSAFPRNMRLPDPFTPNLKVDMLSEINIAPRILTNFTGVMPSQFKKDLDSYLKTRSPVTFLSELRSNLQVSNEPGNRYNIQLINALVLYVGTQAIAHIHNKGSTPSMSTITHSAHMDIFQNLAVDLDTEGRYLFLNAIANQLRYPNSHTHYFSCTMLYLFAEANTEAIQEQITRVLLERLIVNRPHPWGLLITFIELIKNPAFKFWSHDFVHCAPEIEKLFQSVAQCCMGQKQAQQVMEGTGAS; this comes from the exons TTTCTGATTCAGGAGTGTGTGTCGCTGATATCAAAGCCAAACTTTATCGCTACTCTGTGTTACGCCGTTGACAATCCCCTGCACTACCAGAAG AGTTTGAAGCCATCGGCCCACTTATTCACTCAACTGAGTAAAGTTCTTAAGCTCAGCAAGGTCCAAGAG GTGATATTTGGACTTGCTTTGCTCAACTCCAGTAACGCAGACCTTCGTGGTTTTG CTGCGCAGTTCATCAAGCAGAAACTTCCAGACCTCCTGCGGTCATACGTTGACGCAGATCTCGGAGGAAATCAGGAAGGTGGCTTCCAAGATATTGCCATAGAGGTCTTGCAATTACTGCTCTCCCATCTACTGTTTGGCCAGAAGGGAGCCAGTGGGGTAGGCCAAGAGCAGATTGACGCCTTCCTCAAGACACTTTGCCGAG ATTTCCCCCAGGAGCGCTGCCCTGTGGTGCTCGCACCACTGCTGTACCCTGAAAAACGGGACATTCTCATGGACAGGATCCTGCCAGACTCGGGGGAGTTAGCTAAGACCATGATGGAGAGTTCTCTTGCAGAATTCATGCAAGAAGTTGGCTATGGCTTCTGTGCTAG TCTTGATGAATGCAGAAACATAATCCTTCAGTATGGGGTGAGGGAGGTCACTGCCAGCCAGGTAGCCAGGGTCCTGGGCATGATGGCTCGCACCCACTCTGGCTTAACTGATGGCATCCCACTACAG TCCATCTCTGCTCCAGGAAGTGGTATCTGGAGCGATAGTAAGGATAAGAACGATGGCTCCCAAGCACACACGTGGAATGTTGAAGTTCTCATCGATGTCGTGAAAGAAGTG AATCCCAACCTGAACTTCAAAGAGGTGACATACGAATTGGACCACCCAGGCTTTCTAATCCGGGACAGTAAAGGCCTGCATATAGTGGTGTATGGCATTCAGAGGGGGTTGGGCATGGAGGTCTTTCCTGTCGATCTCATCTATAGGCCATGGAAACACGCCGAGGGACAG ctgtcattcaTTCAGCACTCCCTCATGAGCCCAGAAGTGTTTTCCTTTGCTGACTACCCTTGCCACACTGTGGCCATAGACATCCTTAAGGCCCCACCAGAGGATGACAACAGGGAGATTGCCACCTG GAAAAGTCTGGACCTGGTGGAGAGCCTGCTTAGGCTGTCTGAGGTGGGCCAGTATGAGCAGGTGAAGCAGCtgttcagctttcctatcaagcACTGCCCAGACATGTTGGTGCTGGCACTGCTGCAGATCTCCACCTCCTGGCACACACTGCGACATGAGCTCATCTCTACCCTGATGCCTATCTTCCTGGGCAACCACCCTAACTCTGCCATTATCCTGCACTACGCCTGGCATGGACAG GGACAGTCTCCCTCCATCCGTCAGCTAATTATGCATTCGATGGCTGAGTGGTACATGAGAGGGGAGCAGTACGACCAGGCCAAGCTGTCTCGCATCCTGGACGTGGCCCAGGACTTGAAG tctcTATCGATGTTGCTGAATGGTACTCCATTTGCCTTTGTAATTGACCTTGCTGCACTTGCCTCTCGCCGTGAATACCTCAAACTTGATAAATGgctgactgacaaaatcagagAGCATGGG gAACCTTTTATCCAGGCGTGTGTGACATTCCTGAAGAGGCGCTGCCCATCCATTATGGGGGGTCTGGCCCCAGACAAGGACCAGCCCAAAAGCGCCCAGCTGCCCCCGGAGACCTTAGCCACCATGctggcctgcctgcagtccTGTGCTGG gaGCGTGTCCCAGGAGCTGTCAGAGACTATCCTTACCATGGTTGCTAACTGCAGCAATGTAATGAATAAAGCCCGACAACCACCACCAGGGGTGATGCCAAAGGGACGTGCTCCCAGCACCAGCAGCCTGGATGCCATCTCTCCTGTACAG ATGGACTCTCTGTCTGGCATGGGTTCCTTGAACCTGGGGGGCACAGCCACCTCCCACACTCAAAGCATGCAAGGTTTCCCAACCTCGCTGAGTTCGGCTTTCAGTAATCCTCAGTCCCCAGCAAAGGCCTTCCCACCACTCTCCAACCCCAACCCCAGCACACCATTTGGTGGCATTGGCAGCCTGTCCTCGCAGCTCCCTGGTATGGACTCTG GTCCTTTGGGCACAGGCATCGGCTCTGGTATTGGTTCTAGTCTGGGGATGCCAACGGTAAACACTGACCCTTTTGGCACCAGGAAGATGAGCACACCAGGCCTGAACCCACCTACCTTTCAGCAGA CTGACCTTTCTCAGGTCTGGCCCGAGGCAAACCAGCACTTTAGTAAGGAGATAGACGACGAAGCAAACAGTTATTTTCAGCGCATCTACAACCATCCACCTCATCCAACTATGTCTGTGGATGAG GTACTGGAAATGCTGCAGAGATTCAAGGATTCAACCATCAAGCGGGAGCGGGAGGTGTTCAATTGCATGCTTCGGAACTTGTTTGAGGAATACCGATTCTTCCCCCAATACCCAGACAAGGAGCTGCACATCACTGCCTGCCTTTTTGGTGGCATTATTGAGAAGGGTCTTGTCACCTACATGGCCCTCGGCTTGGCCCTCAGATATGTTCTTGAAGCCTTAAGAAAACCCTATGGATCCAAAATGTATTACTTTGGAATTGCCGCCCTAGATAGGTTTAAAAACAG ACTAAAGGACTATCCTCAATATTGTCAACACCTGGCTTCAATTGCCCACTTCTTGCAATTCCCCCACCATTTACAAGAG TATATCGAGTATGGCCAACAGTCACGGGACCCTCCGGTGAAGATGCAAGGCTCCATCACCACCCCCGGCAGTCTGGCACTGGCACAAGTCCAAGCACAGGCTCAGTCGCAGCAACCTGGTGTCCCCAAAGCCCCACAGCCAGGTCAGCCCAGCACTCTAGTCACCACAGCCACGACTACAACCACGGTAGCCAAGACCCCTACCATCACCAGACCAACACCCAGCACCTTCAAGAAGGATGTGCCC CCCTCCATAAACACAACCAACATTGACACCCTGCTGGTGGCCACTGACCAAACAGAAAGGATCGTAGAGCCTCCAGAGAATGTCCAGGAGAAGATTGCGTTTATCTTCAACAACCTTTCTCAGTCCAACATGACACAGAAG gttGAGGAGTTGAAAGAAACTGTGAAGGAAGAGTTTATGCCATGGGTGTCTCAGTACCTGGTGATGAAGCGTGTCAGCATTGAGCCCAACTTCCACGGTCTCTACTCCAACTTTCTGGACACTCTCAAGAACCCTGAGTTTGTGAAGATGGTCCTCAATGAGACATACAGGAATATCAAG GTTCTGTTGACTTCTGACAAGGCAGCTGCCAATTTCTCTGATCGCTCCCTGCTGAAGAACCTGGGCCACTGGTTGGGCATGATTACACTGGCCAAAAACAAGCCTATTCTTTACACA GATCTGGAAGTAAAGTCTCTGCTACTGGAAGCCTATGTGAAAGGCCAGCAGGAGCTACTGTACGTGGTTCCCTTTGTGGCCAAAGTTTTGGAGTCCAGTCTACGAAGCATG GTCTTCAGGCCCCAGAACCCCTGGACCATGGCCATCATGAATGTTCTTGCTGAGCTGCATCAAGAACATGATCTCAAG CTGAACTTAAAGTTTGAGATTGAAGTTCTGTGTAAGAACTTGTCTTTGGACATCAACGATCTCAAGCCAGGAAACTTGCTGAAGGACAAAGATAAGCTGAAGAGCCTGGAGGAACAGCTGTCTGCGCCAAAGAAGGAGGCAAAGCCTCCAGAGGAGATGCTGCCAGTGTCTACCACAG GAGACTTTGTTCCATTCGCAGCCCCTCCCTCAACCCCagctaccaccaccaccacttgCACAACCACAGGGCCCCCCACCCCACAGTTCAGTTACCACGACATCAATGTGTATGCCCTGGCAGGTCTGGCTCCACACATCAATATAACTGTCAAC ATCCCTCTGCTACAGGCCCATCCCCAGTTGAAGCAGTGTGTACGGCAGTCAGTCGAGCGAGCTGTTCAGGAGCTGGTGCACCCTGTGGTTGACCGCTCTATCAAAATAGCCATGACAACCTGTGAGCAGATCATCAGGAAGGACTTTGCCCTGGATTCAGAGGAGTCCCGCATGCGTGTGGCTGCCCACCACATGATGAGAAACCTGACTGCTGGCATGGCCATGATCACCTGCCGGGAGCCCCTTCTCATGAGCATCGCCACCAACCTTAAGAACAGCTTTGCTGCTGCACTAAGG GCCCCAACCCCCCAACAGAGGGAAATGATGGAAGAGGCTGCAGCCAGGATTGCTCAAGACAACTGTGAATTGGCTTGCTGCTTCATTCAGAAAACAGCCGTGGAGAAGGCTGGCCCTGAAATGGACAAGAGACTAGCCACG GAGTTTGAACTGAGGAAGCATGCACGGCAAGAGGGACGTCGTTATTGTGATCCTGTTGTTCTGACGTACCAGGCTGAGCGTATGCCTGAGCAGATCAGACTCAAG GTGGGAGGAGTGGACCCGAAGCAACTGGCTGTATATGAGGAGTTTGCCAGGAATGTTCCAGGTTTCTTACCCAGCAATGATCTCTCTCAACCCACTGGCTTCTTGGCTCAGCCCATGAAG CAACAGGCATGGGCCACAGATGATGTGGCTCAGATCTACGATAAGTGCATGGCAGACTTGGAGCAGCATCTTCATGCCATCCCTCCAGCCCTCGCCATGAACCCGCTGACCCAGGCTCTGCGCAGCCTGCTGGAAGCTGTGGCCTTGGCTAGGAACTCCAGGGACGGCATCGCCGCACTTGGCCTTCTACAGAAG GCTGTGGAAGGTCTTCTGGATGCTACTAGTGGTGCTGATGCAGACCTGCTGCTCCGCTACAGGGAGTGCCACCTGCTGGTGCTGAAAGCCCTACAGGATGGACGGGCCTATGGGCCACAGTGGTGCAATAAGCAGATCACCAG GTGTCTGATTGAATGCCGTGATGAGTACAAATATAACGTAGAGGCAGTGGAGCTTCTGATCAGGAACCATCTCGTGAATATGCAGCAGTATGACCTGCACCTGGCACAG TCAATGGAAAACGGACTGCACTACATGGCTGTTGCATTTGCCATGCAATTGGTGAAGCTCCTTCTGGTGGATGAACGCAGTGTCAGCCATGTCACAGAGGCTGACCTCTTCCACACAATTGAAACTTTAATGAGGACCTGTGCACACTCCAGAGCCAACGCACCTGAGGG CCTTCCCCAGCTGATGGATGTTGTTCGCTCCAACTATGAGGCCATGATTGACCGGGCCCACGGAGGACCCAACTTCATGATGCACTCTGGGATTTCACAGGCTTCAGAATATGATGATCCCCCAGGCCTGAGGGAGAAGGCCGAGTACCTCCTGAGGGAATGGGTCAACCTGTACCACTCAGCTGCTGCTGGCAGGGATAGCACCAAAGCTTTTTCTGCCTTCGTTGGCCAG ATGCACCAGCAGGGCATCCTGAAGACCGATGACCTGATCACCAGGTTCTTCCGGCTGTGCACAGAAATGTGTGTGGAGATAAGCTATCGGGCACAGGCTGAGCAGCAGCACAACCCAGCAGCCAGTGCAGCCATCATCAGAGCCAAGTGTTACCACAACCTGGATGCTTTTGTTAGGCTCATAGCCCTGCTTGTCAAACACTCTGGAGAGGCCACCAACACAGTGACAAAGATCAACCTCCTCAACAAG GTTCTGGGTATCGTAGTTGGGGTGCTGATTCAGGACCACGATGTCCGTCAGACAGAATTCCAACAGCTGCCATACCACCGCATTTTCATCATGCTGTTGTTGGAGCTCAACGCTCCTGAACATGTTTTGGAGACCATCAACTTCCAGACACTCACCGCCTTCTG CAACACCTTCCACATCCTGAGACCCACCAAAGCACCCGGCTTTGTGTACGCCTGGCTGGAACTGATCTCCCATCGTATCTTCATCGCCAGGATGCTAGCGCACACACCGCAGCAGAAG GGTTGGCCCATGTATGCACAGCTGCTGATTGATCTCTTCAAGTACCTGGCCCCATTCTTGAGGAATGTAGAGCTCAACAAACCTATGCAAATCCTCTACAAG GGCACACTGCGAGTGCTCCTGGTTCTGCTGCATGACTTCCCAGAGTTCCTGTGTGACTACCATTACGGCTTCTGTGATGTTATCCCACCCAACTGCATCCAGCTTCGCAACCTCATCCTCAGTGCCTTTCCACGCAACATGAGGCTCCCTGACCCTTTCACACCCAATCTCAAg GTGGACATGCTGAGTGAGATCAACATCGCGCCCCGTATCCTCACCAACTTTACAGGCGTTATGCCTTCCCAGTTCAAGAAGGACCTGGACTCATACCTGAAGACTCGGTCACCAGTCACCTTCTTGTCTGAGCTGCGCAGCAACCTGCAG GTGTCCAACGAGCCAGGAAACCGCTACAACATCCAGCTGATCAACGCTCTGGTGTTGTATGTCGGCACACAGGCGATCGCTCACATCCACAACAAAGGCAGCACCCCCTCCATGAGCACGATCACCCACTCTGCACACATGGACATCTTCCAGAACCTGGCCGTGGACCTGGACACTGAGG gTCGTTACCTGTTCTTGAACGCCATCGCCAATCAGCTGCGCTACCCCAACAGCCACACTCATTACTTCAGCTGCACCATGCTCTATCTGTTTGCGGAGGCCAACACCGAGGCCATCCAGGAGCAGATCACCAG GGTTCTGTTGGAGAGGCTGATAGTGAACAGGCCTCACCCATGGGGTCTCCTCATCACCTTCATCGAGCTGATCAAGAACCCTGCCTTCAAGTTCTGGAGCCACGACTTTGTGCACTGTGCCCCTGAGATTGAAAA gCTGTTCCAGTCTGTAGCCCAGTGCTGCATGGGACAGAAGCAGGCCCAGCAGGTGATGGAGGGCACTGGTGCCAGCTAG